The sequence ACTACATTCACAACGAATAAAAGATTATGCCAAATAACCATACTAAGCAAGAACTCAAATTCTCAATGTCTCGTTCAATAATGTTCTCGGCATCATGCCTCACCTTTTCCTCTTCACAATTTTCTGCTAAATACACTAGAGCTTCTCGAATTTTTGGGGCTTGTTGTCGTACTGCTTTAACACTTTCCACTCGACTCTCCCACCTTGTTTGGGACAGGTTTTTCAATATAATGCCCTCTGAACCTTTCACCTTATCCTTGAAAACTTTCCATCGCTTCGGAGAAGCTGAAAACATCACATAAATACTTTGAAGTGCACCGAAAAAAGTACCTCCATAAGGGCTACACTTGACCATATCGCTGATAGTAAGATTAAGACTATGACAACCACATGGAGTGTAAAATTCTCTAGGGTTTACCTGAATCATCCTTTTCTGTACACCTTTATGTAATATTTTCATATTAGCGCCGTTGTCGTATCCTTGGCCTCTTACGTTACCAATGTCAAGCTGAAGATCTTTCAATGTATCTTGAAGCACACCAAAAAGGCCTTGACCAGTTAAGTCATCCAcctttaaaaaccctaagaagaaCTCTTCCACTTTTACTGGAGTAGCAGAAGTATCCACACATCTAATCACAAGAGTCATTTGTTCTTCATGACTAACATCCGAAGTACAATCCAACATAACAGAAAAATATTTAGCTTTTCGTATCTTCTTAAGAATCATACTTTTCGTTTCATTGGCCAACCTCAATATGAACTCATTTTGAATCTTGTGACTAAGATAATGATAATGAATTTCGTTATTTTGTATACGATGAAGATGCATTTTCATTACCTCATCAAATTCAGCTGCCCATTCAATGAATCCCAAAAGTTTCCATTGTTTGGTTGACCAATCGTTTCATTGTATCCACGAAATGCTAAACTTCTTCTTGATAAAGTTCTTACAAGGTTAACTATCCTCTCTAATAGTTTCCTTcagtgttcttttttttttatcagttcTTGCACACCTTTGTCAATTGTCTGTACCTTTCTCAATCTCATCTCCAATTCAGTCCATTTTAGCATA comes from Papaver somniferum cultivar HN1 chromosome 7, ASM357369v1, whole genome shotgun sequence and encodes:
- the LOC113296032 gene encoding zinc finger MYM-type protein 1-like gives rise to the protein MAAVTKSQEGDINKYFQPIAVTNNAPGAGDETMTSNDDNSGNGSINENDATTNPNDLVDNDNDGVEAQNDEVDDEYQPLDIDDPGNGDVIDQALRDKLVQIGPLFSNRRSDKQLACEGFQDWGNLSTKLKEHEIYDQYYRCMLKWTELEMRLRKVQTIDKAEFDEVMKMHLHRIQNNEIHYHYLSHKIQNEFILRLANETKSMILKKIRKAKYFSVMLDCTSDVSHEEQMTLVIRCVDTSATPVKVEEFFLGFLKVDDLTGQGLFGVLQDTLKDLQLDIGNVRGQGYDNGANMKILHKGVQKRMIQVNPREFYTPCGCHSLNLTISDMVKCSPYGGTFFGALQSIYVMFSASPKRWKVFKDKVKGSEGIILKNLSQTRWESRVESVKAVRQQAPKIREALVYLAENCEEEKVRHDAENIIERDIENLSSCLVWLFGIIFYSL